From Cellulosimicrobium sp. ES-005, one genomic window encodes:
- a CDS encoding Crp/Fnr family transcriptional regulator, translated as MDDDVVLSAPLFATMDADETRTLFESMQQIELSRGDVLFREGEPGDRLYVIASGKIKLGRRSNDGRENLLSILGPGEMFGELSLFDPGPRTATASSVADSVIYELGHDQLVEWIEKHPSVAKHLLNALARRLRRTNETLADLVFSDVPGRVAKALLDLSTRFGEETDEGIRVAHDLTQEELAQLVGASRETVNKALADFATRGWVRREGRAVVLLDMDRLERRAR; from the coding sequence GTGGACGACGACGTTGTGCTCTCCGCCCCCCTGTTCGCGACGATGGACGCGGACGAGACGCGCACCCTCTTCGAGTCGATGCAGCAGATCGAGCTCTCCCGCGGCGACGTGCTGTTCCGCGAGGGCGAGCCGGGCGACCGCCTCTACGTGATCGCGAGCGGCAAGATCAAGCTGGGGCGCCGCTCCAACGACGGCCGCGAGAACCTCCTGTCGATCCTCGGCCCCGGCGAGATGTTCGGCGAGCTCTCCCTGTTCGACCCGGGCCCCCGCACCGCCACCGCGAGCTCCGTCGCCGACTCCGTCATCTACGAGCTCGGGCACGACCAGCTCGTCGAGTGGATCGAGAAGCACCCGAGCGTCGCCAAGCACCTGCTCAACGCCCTCGCGCGCCGGCTGCGCCGCACGAACGAGACGCTGGCCGACCTCGTGTTCTCCGACGTGCCGGGCCGCGTCGCCAAGGCGCTCCTGGACCTGTCGACGCGCTTCGGCGAGGAGACGGACGAGGGCATCCGCGTCGCGCACGACCTCACGCAGGAGGAGCTCGCGCAGCTCGTCGGCGCGTCGCGCGAGACCGTGAACAAGGCGCTCGCCGACTTCGCGACGCGCGGCTGGGTGCGCCGCGAGGGCCGGGCCGTCGTCCTGCTCGACATGGACCGCCTGGAGCGCCGCGCGCGCTGA
- a CDS encoding DUF4395 domain-containing protein — translation MSDQAGRGDATTERGTAPAGIDPRGPRAGAGITALLLAVVILLWTSPAALVLLALVAASFLLGAIRGAQGTWQAWVYRVVVLPRIGPTAEREDPRPPRFAQAVGLVITGAGVVLGLLGVEAAVPAAAALALVAAVLNAAFGLCLGCELYLLLRRVAPAR, via the coding sequence ATGAGCGACCAGGCTGGGCGAGGCGACGCCACGACGGAGCGCGGGACTGCGCCCGCCGGCATCGACCCGCGGGGGCCGCGTGCGGGGGCGGGCATCACGGCGCTGCTGCTCGCGGTCGTCATCCTCCTGTGGACGTCGCCCGCCGCGCTCGTGCTGCTCGCGCTCGTCGCGGCGAGCTTCCTGCTCGGCGCGATCCGGGGCGCGCAGGGCACGTGGCAGGCGTGGGTCTACCGCGTGGTCGTGCTCCCGCGCATCGGCCCGACGGCGGAGCGCGAGGACCCGAGGCCGCCGCGGTTCGCGCAGGCGGTCGGCCTCGTCATCACCGGCGCAGGGGTCGTGCTGGGGCTGCTCGGCGTCGAGGCGGCCGTGCCCGCCGCGGCGGCGCTCGCGCTCGTGGCCGCCGTCCTCAACGCCGCGTTCGGCCTGTGCCTGGGGTGCGAGCTGTACCTGCTGCTGCGTCGGGTCGCCCCCGCGCGCTGA
- the nth gene encoding endonuclease III, with protein sequence MTTTEPARTGAPKPESHLALVRRARRTNRELAVTYPDAHCELDFTTPLELLVATVLSAQTTDKRVNLTTPALFARYPDAAAYAGADREELEEMLRPTGFFRAKAQSVIGIGQALVERYDGEVPGRLEDLVTLPGVGRKTANVVLGNAFGVPGLTVDTHFGRLVRRLGWTTEEDPVKVEQVVGGLIEKSEWTMLSHRLIFHGRRVCFARKPACGACTIARWCPSFGVGEVDPVKAAKLVKTS encoded by the coding sequence GTGACCACCACCGAGCCGGCCCGCACGGGGGCGCCGAAGCCCGAGTCGCACCTCGCCCTCGTCCGGCGGGCGCGCCGCACCAACCGCGAGCTCGCGGTCACCTATCCGGACGCGCACTGCGAGCTGGACTTCACGACGCCGCTCGAGCTGCTCGTCGCGACCGTCCTGTCCGCGCAGACCACGGACAAGCGCGTCAACCTCACGACCCCGGCGCTGTTCGCGCGGTACCCGGACGCCGCGGCGTACGCGGGCGCGGACCGGGAGGAGCTCGAGGAGATGCTGCGCCCCACCGGGTTCTTCCGGGCCAAGGCGCAGTCGGTCATCGGCATCGGCCAGGCGCTCGTCGAGCGCTACGACGGCGAGGTGCCGGGACGCCTGGAGGACCTCGTGACCCTGCCGGGCGTGGGTCGCAAGACGGCGAACGTCGTGCTGGGCAACGCGTTCGGCGTGCCGGGGCTGACGGTCGACACCCACTTCGGCCGGCTCGTGCGCCGTCTCGGCTGGACCACCGAGGAGGACCCGGTCAAGGTCGAGCAGGTCGTCGGCGGTCTCATCGAGAAGTCGGAGTGGACGATGCTCTCGCACCGGCTGATCTTCCACGGCCGGCGGGTGTGCTTCGCGCGCAAGCCCGCGTGCGGCGCGTGCACGATCGCCCGCTGGTGCCCGTCCTTCGGTGTCGGCGAGGTCGACCCGGTCAAGGCGGCGAAGCTCGTCAAGACGAGCTGA
- a CDS encoding glycine cleavage T C-terminal barrel domain-containing protein — protein sequence MTTGYTSPLLSRHGAVPATGPDEGVAWHYGDPTGEQRALRTGGAVVDQSHLGVVTVTGPDRLSWLHSITSQDLTNISPRTSTELLVLSPQGHVEHAASVVDDGETTWLVTERSHAADLAAWLDRMKFMLRVEISDATDAWAALGEPVDAEGAEDEPVTWRDPWPRVTGGGTRYGPPEDEHPGRERPWRLVLVPRAELADAVAAREAAGWRLVGTWASEAARVEAWRPRLATEIDHRSIPHETDWLRTSVHLHKGCYRGQETIARVHNLGRPPRRVVMLHLDGSGHLLPAPGAEVTLDGRPVGAVTSVARHHELGPIALAVLKRSVPEDAELLVDCDGGAISAAQEVVVPGEGVSVDRPAPRGPVGRGITPRGEGAPTSML from the coding sequence GTGACCACCGGCTACACCAGCCCGCTCCTGTCCCGCCACGGCGCGGTGCCCGCGACCGGCCCCGACGAGGGCGTCGCCTGGCACTACGGCGACCCGACGGGGGAGCAGCGCGCGCTGCGCACGGGCGGTGCCGTCGTCGACCAGTCGCACCTCGGCGTCGTCACGGTCACGGGTCCCGACCGGCTGAGCTGGCTGCACTCCATCACGTCGCAGGACCTGACGAACATCTCCCCGCGCACGTCGACGGAGCTGCTCGTCCTCTCCCCGCAGGGGCACGTCGAGCACGCGGCGTCCGTCGTCGACGACGGCGAGACGACCTGGCTCGTCACCGAGCGCTCGCACGCCGCCGACCTCGCCGCCTGGCTCGACCGGATGAAGTTCATGCTCCGGGTCGAGATCTCCGACGCCACCGACGCGTGGGCGGCGCTCGGCGAGCCCGTCGACGCCGAGGGCGCGGAGGACGAGCCGGTCACGTGGCGCGACCCGTGGCCGCGCGTCACCGGCGGCGGCACGCGGTACGGCCCGCCCGAGGACGAGCACCCGGGCCGGGAGCGGCCGTGGCGGCTCGTGCTGGTGCCGCGGGCCGAGCTGGCCGACGCCGTCGCCGCGCGCGAGGCGGCCGGGTGGCGGCTCGTCGGCACGTGGGCGAGCGAGGCCGCCCGCGTCGAGGCGTGGCGGCCGCGGCTCGCGACCGAGATCGACCACCGGTCGATCCCGCACGAGACCGACTGGCTGCGCACCTCCGTCCACCTCCACAAGGGCTGCTACCGAGGCCAGGAGACGATCGCGCGCGTGCACAACCTCGGGCGCCCGCCGCGCCGGGTCGTGATGCTGCACCTCGACGGCTCGGGGCACCTGCTGCCCGCGCCCGGCGCCGAGGTCACGCTCGACGGGCGGCCCGTCGGCGCCGTGACGTCGGTCGCGCGCCACCACGAGCTCGGCCCGATCGCGCTCGCCGTCCTCAAGCGCAGCGTCCCCGAGGACGCCGAGCTCCTGGTCGACTGCGACGGTGGCGCGATCTCCGCGGCGCAGGAGGTCGTGGTGCCCGGCGAGGGCGTCTCGGTCGACCGTCCCGCCCCGCGCGGCCCCGTCGGCCGGGGGATCACGCCCCGCGGCGAGGGCGCGCCGACGAGCATGCTGTGA
- a CDS encoding response regulator transcription factor, with amino-acid sequence MADLLILTPATGGSVEVLPALGLLSHRIRVLPMEPSALVDAPDSDVVLLDARRDLVAARTTCRLLHATGLTVPLVLVLTEGGLTVVTAEWGADDLLLEAAGPAEVEARLRLVIERSARGPAEDGPQEIAAGELAIDASGYTARLRGRPIDLTYKEFELLKYLVQHPGRVFTRAQLLQEVWGYDYYGGTRTVDVHVRRLRAKLGPEHEQLIGTVRNVGYRFDPPKDRRPAEGADDAGAGTAGSSADSGPGTPVGSSG; translated from the coding sequence ATGGCGGACCTGCTCATCCTCACCCCCGCGACAGGCGGTTCCGTCGAGGTCCTGCCCGCGCTCGGCCTGCTCTCGCACCGCATCCGGGTCCTGCCCATGGAGCCGTCGGCGCTGGTCGACGCCCCGGACTCCGACGTCGTGCTGCTCGACGCGCGCCGCGACCTCGTCGCGGCCCGCACCACGTGCCGCCTCCTGCACGCCACCGGGCTCACCGTCCCGCTCGTGCTCGTCCTCACCGAGGGCGGGCTGACCGTCGTCACGGCGGAGTGGGGCGCGGACGACCTCCTCCTCGAGGCGGCCGGGCCGGCGGAGGTGGAGGCACGCCTGCGCCTCGTCATCGAACGGTCCGCACGCGGCCCGGCCGAGGACGGTCCGCAGGAGATCGCGGCGGGCGAGCTCGCGATCGACGCGAGCGGCTACACCGCACGGCTGCGCGGCCGGCCCATCGACCTCACCTACAAGGAGTTCGAGCTCCTCAAGTACCTCGTGCAGCACCCCGGCCGCGTGTTCACCCGCGCCCAGCTGCTCCAGGAGGTGTGGGGGTACGACTACTACGGCGGCACGCGGACCGTCGACGTCCACGTCCGGCGCCTGCGCGCCAAGCTCGGCCCCGAGCACGAGCAGCTCATCGGGACGGTGCGCAACGTCGGGTACCGGTTCGACCCGCCGAAGGACCGCCGCCCCGCCGAGGGGGCGGACGACGCCGGGGCGGGGACCGCCGGGTCGTCGGCCGACAGCGGGCCCGGGACCCCGGTAGGTTCGTCCGGGTGA
- a CDS encoding transglycosylase domain-containing protein encodes MASPVRPRGRQINAYQLVALFLAFVLVSGVGGVLAAGLLVPLAAGANTATDTAVEVFDELPADLEPGPLSEQSRIYANDGTTRLATFYTENRIVVPLDQVSDAMKNAVIAIEDKRFWDHGGVDVEGLPRAVVNNITGGDTQGASTLTQQYVKNVLIEQAVRENDTMALYEANEKSLGRKAREAKLAIALEKKMTKEEILQGYLNIAQFGRSVYGVETAARHYFNKSAIDLDYVEAATIAGITKAPSTYDPTTEPENAQKRRDIVLNQMYQQGYITREEYDTGRARPIADTLSVQPLEAGCQASGGSAFFCDYVTKIIMSDPVFGETKEERQTLLYRGGLDIYTTLDPAMQAAAEQHASAAVPADDPSQIEDAIVTVEPGTGKILAMAQNRAFDNTQEPAPNTTAVNYSVDQAHGSSNGFSPGSTWKPFVLAEWLNQGHSLYETVSANKRTWTINRDFHASCTRLGNEKWTPANSDGPGSGSMSVLKATYNSVNTAYTTMASQLDLCGIATTAKAAGFQPSMLRDEGNIDINASMILGTQNSSPLQMAAAYATFASGGTYCSPVAITKVLDSDGQELPVPSANCQPNAIDPTVANTVTYALQQVLTQGSGRGNGLADGRPAAGKTGTANNNTHTWFIGYTPQVVTAVWIGNAESDVPMNGRFTINGKTRPYWYGSSLAAPTWRDYMNQILAGQPAPGFADPDWKRINAPAPPPTAPTTPEGGGGDQGGGQGGDQGGGDQGGGDAPDADAGGGRGDRGDRGNGAGRDDVDLGEWFGNLGGGGNG; translated from the coding sequence ATGGCTTCCCCTGTGCGTCCTCGCGGCCGGCAGATCAACGCGTACCAGCTCGTCGCCCTCTTCCTGGCGTTCGTGCTGGTCTCCGGCGTGGGCGGCGTCCTCGCGGCCGGACTGCTCGTCCCGCTCGCCGCCGGGGCGAACACGGCGACCGACACCGCCGTCGAGGTGTTCGACGAGCTGCCGGCGGACCTCGAGCCGGGCCCGCTGTCCGAGCAGTCGCGCATCTACGCCAACGACGGCACGACGCGCCTCGCGACGTTCTACACCGAGAACCGGATCGTGGTCCCGCTGGACCAGGTCTCGGACGCGATGAAGAACGCGGTCATCGCGATCGAGGACAAGCGCTTCTGGGACCACGGCGGCGTCGACGTCGAGGGTCTCCCCCGCGCGGTCGTCAACAACATCACGGGCGGCGACACCCAGGGCGCCTCGACGCTCACGCAGCAGTACGTGAAGAACGTGCTCATCGAGCAGGCGGTCCGCGAGAACGACACCATGGCGCTCTACGAGGCCAACGAGAAGTCGCTCGGGCGCAAGGCGCGCGAGGCCAAGCTGGCCATCGCGCTCGAGAAGAAGATGACCAAGGAGGAGATCCTCCAGGGGTACCTCAACATCGCGCAGTTCGGCCGCTCGGTCTACGGCGTGGAGACGGCGGCGCGGCACTACTTCAACAAGAGCGCGATCGATCTCGACTACGTCGAGGCCGCGACGATCGCGGGGATCACCAAGGCGCCGTCGACGTACGACCCGACCACGGAGCCGGAGAACGCCCAGAAGCGTCGCGACATCGTGCTCAACCAGATGTACCAGCAGGGGTACATCACCCGGGAGGAGTACGACACGGGCCGCGCCCGTCCGATCGCCGACACGCTCTCCGTCCAGCCGCTCGAGGCGGGCTGCCAGGCATCCGGCGGATCGGCGTTCTTCTGCGACTACGTCACGAAGATCATCATGTCCGACCCGGTGTTCGGCGAGACCAAGGAGGAGCGCCAGACGCTGCTCTACCGCGGCGGCCTCGACATCTACACGACGCTCGACCCCGCCATGCAGGCAGCGGCAGAGCAGCACGCCTCGGCGGCGGTCCCGGCGGACGACCCGAGCCAGATCGAGGACGCGATCGTCACCGTCGAGCCGGGGACCGGCAAGATCCTCGCGATGGCGCAGAACCGCGCGTTCGACAACACCCAGGAGCCCGCGCCGAACACGACGGCGGTCAACTACAGCGTCGACCAGGCCCACGGGTCGTCCAACGGGTTCTCCCCCGGCTCGACGTGGAAGCCGTTCGTGCTCGCCGAGTGGCTCAACCAGGGGCACTCGCTCTACGAGACCGTGAGCGCCAACAAGCGCACCTGGACGATCAACCGCGACTTCCACGCGAGCTGCACGCGGCTCGGGAACGAGAAGTGGACCCCCGCGAACTCCGACGGGCCCGGCAGCGGGTCGATGTCGGTCCTCAAGGCGACGTACAACTCCGTCAACACCGCGTACACCACGATGGCGAGCCAGCTCGACCTGTGCGGCATCGCGACCACCGCGAAGGCCGCCGGGTTCCAGCCGTCGATGCTCCGGGACGAGGGCAACATCGACATCAACGCGTCGATGATCCTCGGCACCCAGAACTCCTCCCCGCTGCAGATGGCCGCGGCGTACGCGACGTTCGCGAGCGGCGGCACGTACTGCTCGCCCGTCGCGATCACCAAGGTCCTCGACTCCGACGGCCAGGAGCTCCCGGTGCCGTCCGCGAACTGCCAGCCCAACGCCATCGACCCGACGGTCGCGAACACGGTCACCTACGCGCTGCAGCAGGTGCTCACGCAGGGCTCCGGGCGCGGCAACGGTCTCGCCGACGGGCGTCCTGCCGCCGGCAAGACCGGCACGGCGAACAACAACACGCACACGTGGTTCATCGGGTACACCCCGCAGGTCGTCACCGCCGTGTGGATCGGCAACGCCGAGAGCGACGTCCCGATGAACGGGCGCTTCACGATCAACGGGAAGACCCGCCCCTACTGGTACGGCTCGAGCCTGGCCGCGCCGACCTGGCGCGACTACATGAACCAGATCCTCGCCGGCCAGCCCGCCCCGGGCTTCGCCGACCCGGACTGGAAGCGGATCAACGCCCCCGCCCCGCCCCCCACGGCGCCGACGACCCCCGAGGGTGGCGGCGGCGACCAGGGCGGCGGCCAGGGTGGTGACCAGGGCGGCGGCGACCAGGGCGGCGGCGACGCCCCCGACGCCGACGCCGGCGGAGGTCGTGGCGACCGCGGTGACCGCGGGAACGGGGCCGGCCGCGACGACGTCGACCTCGGCGAGTGGTTCGGCAACCTCGGCGGCGGGGGGAACGGCTGA
- a CDS encoding metallophosphoesterase — MRGLGALAAVGLAGVAYAHVETKLFTLRRVTVPVLPAGTPDLRVLHVSDLHLVPSQRRKIEWVRSLAELEPDLVVDTGDNLAHVDSLEPLLHALEPLLSAPGAFVMGSNDYYAPVPKNPARYLLPDARVPFASQARLLPASELAAAMRDAGWVDLTNRRDVLEVGGVRLDLVGVDDPHLDRDVFPAPTAPDGRHDGPEAPSSDGPVLRVGVTHAPYRRVLDAMHDDAAELILAGHTHGGQLCVPGFGALVTNCDIDRRRAKGLHGWPGARPDAPGGEDSTWLHVSAGAGTSPYAQVRFACRPEATLLTLTAR; from the coding sequence CTGCGCGGGCTCGGTGCGCTCGCCGCAGTCGGTCTGGCGGGCGTCGCGTACGCGCACGTCGAGACCAAGCTCTTCACGCTCCGCCGGGTGACCGTGCCCGTGCTGCCCGCCGGCACGCCCGACCTGCGGGTGCTCCACGTCTCGGACCTCCACCTGGTCCCCAGCCAGCGGCGCAAGATCGAGTGGGTGCGCTCGCTCGCCGAGCTCGAGCCGGACCTCGTCGTCGACACGGGAGACAACCTCGCGCACGTCGACTCGCTCGAACCCCTGCTGCACGCGCTCGAGCCGCTGCTGTCGGCTCCCGGAGCCTTCGTCATGGGGTCGAACGACTACTACGCGCCCGTCCCCAAGAACCCGGCGCGGTACCTCCTGCCGGACGCGCGCGTGCCGTTCGCGTCCCAGGCACGCCTGCTGCCCGCGAGCGAGCTCGCCGCGGCGATGCGTGACGCGGGCTGGGTCGACCTCACGAACCGTCGCGACGTCCTCGAGGTCGGCGGCGTCCGCCTCGACCTCGTCGGCGTGGACGACCCCCACCTCGACCGGGACGTCTTCCCGGCGCCCACCGCGCCGGACGGCCGCCACGACGGCCCCGAGGCGCCGTCGAGCGACGGACCGGTGCTCCGCGTCGGGGTCACGCACGCCCCGTACCGGCGCGTCCTGGACGCCATGCACGACGACGCCGCGGAGCTGATCCTCGCGGGCCACACCCACGGCGGGCAGCTCTGCGTGCCCGGGTTCGGCGCGCTCGTCACGAACTGCGACATCGACCGACGGCGGGCCAAGGGCCTGCACGGCTGGCCCGGGGCGCGGCCCGACGCACCGGGCGGCGAGGACTCGACGTGGCTCCACGTCTCCGCCGGAGCGGGCACCTCGCCGTACGCGCAGGTGCGATTCGCGTGCCGACCCGAGGCGACGCTGCTCACCCTGACGGCACGCTGA
- a CDS encoding alpha/beta hydrolase — protein MTPDPSDFTSALPDGPWRHELVPANGARFHVALAGPEDRGVRDPGPPLVVLLHSFPQFWWAWRHQIEPLAAAGYRVAAMDVRGVGASDKPPIGYDAPTRTRDIAGVVRSLGSGRAVVVGHGTGGSLAWAMAALQPAVTAGVAAFSAPHPARLHTSARRLLTPAALRQLAFYQVPTLPERALVRGDLVAEVLATGAATPFAPDVVDTYRTVMRIPFAAHTAMESLRWAVRSTPRPDGRRFLAALRRPIDVPALQVHAEEDGLVRRDLADADGAALARDFRFEVVDGAGHYLPEEAPDAVTNLLLDWLPRAV, from the coding sequence GTGACGCCCGACCCCTCCGACTTCACGTCCGCGCTGCCCGACGGCCCCTGGCGCCATGAGCTCGTCCCGGCCAACGGCGCGCGCTTCCACGTCGCGCTCGCCGGTCCCGAGGACCGCGGGGTGCGGGACCCCGGGCCGCCGCTCGTCGTCCTGCTCCACTCCTTCCCGCAGTTCTGGTGGGCGTGGCGCCACCAGATCGAGCCGCTCGCCGCGGCGGGCTACCGCGTCGCCGCGATGGACGTGCGGGGCGTCGGCGCCTCAGACAAGCCGCCGATCGGCTACGACGCCCCGACCCGCACGCGCGACATCGCGGGGGTCGTGCGCTCGCTCGGGTCCGGACGCGCCGTCGTCGTGGGCCATGGCACGGGCGGAAGCCTCGCCTGGGCGATGGCTGCGCTCCAGCCCGCCGTCACGGCCGGCGTCGCCGCGTTCTCCGCGCCGCACCCCGCGCGGCTGCACACCTCCGCCCGCCGCCTGCTCACGCCCGCCGCGCTGCGTCAGCTCGCGTTCTACCAGGTGCCCACGCTGCCCGAGCGCGCGCTCGTCCGCGGCGACCTCGTGGCCGAGGTGCTCGCGACCGGGGCGGCCACGCCCTTCGCGCCCGACGTCGTCGACACGTACCGCACGGTCATGCGCATCCCGTTCGCGGCGCACACCGCCATGGAGTCGCTGCGCTGGGCGGTGCGCTCGACCCCTCGCCCGGACGGCCGTCGCTTCCTCGCCGCGCTCCGCCGCCCGATCGACGTCCCCGCGCTGCAGGTCCACGCCGAGGAGGACGGCCTCGTGCGACGCGACCTCGCCGACGCCGACGGCGCCGCGCTCGCCCGCGACTTCCGCTTCGAGGTCGTGGACGGTGCCGGCCACTACCTCCCCGAAGAGGCGCCCGACGCCGTGACGAACCTGCTGCTCGACTGGCTCCCGCGCGCGGTCTAG
- a CDS encoding FABP family protein — protein MPFEFPEGLAPEVYPLAWLVGSWRGEGVVKYPGIEETPFVHDVVFDHDGGPYLRYESTLRLLETEVPETVPDEGAWPERDAATLDAAASDAPVWSTETGYWRVSTDRPDGLEDDRHPLEVLIADPAGRVSVYLGAVGNGRVDLASDLIARTSTASEVTASKRLYGFVEGQLLWVWELAAFGEPLQSYASAKLTRRPTT, from the coding sequence ATGCCGTTCGAGTTCCCCGAGGGGCTCGCGCCCGAGGTCTACCCGCTCGCCTGGCTCGTCGGGAGCTGGCGCGGCGAGGGGGTCGTCAAGTACCCGGGCATCGAGGAGACGCCGTTCGTCCACGACGTCGTGTTCGACCACGACGGCGGCCCGTACCTACGCTACGAGTCGACCCTGCGACTCCTCGAGACCGAGGTGCCGGAGACCGTCCCCGACGAGGGCGCGTGGCCCGAGCGCGACGCCGCGACGCTGGACGCCGCGGCGTCGGACGCCCCCGTGTGGTCCACCGAGACGGGCTACTGGCGCGTGTCCACCGACCGGCCCGACGGGCTCGAGGACGACCGGCACCCGCTCGAGGTGCTGATCGCCGACCCCGCGGGCCGCGTGTCCGTGTACCTCGGAGCGGTCGGCAACGGCCGCGTGGACCTGGCGAGCGACCTGATCGCCCGCACGTCCACCGCGTCGGAGGTCACGGCCTCGAAGCGGCTGTACGGGTTCGTCGAGGGCCAGCTCCTGTGGGTGTGGGAATTGGCGGCCTTCGGTGAGCCGTTGCAGTCGTACGCGTCCGCGAAGCTGACCCGGCGCCCGACGACCTGA
- a CDS encoding DsrE family protein, which yields MTDIVPPPAAPRQRSLVVKATSGLDRPEAANQAFTVAAAAVAAGVEVSVWLTGEAAWFGLPGRAAELELEHAAPLPDLLDAVLAAGTLTVCTQCAARRGITADDVLPGVRIAGAAVFVEEALREGAQALVY from the coding sequence GTGACCGACATCGTGCCGCCGCCCGCGGCTCCCCGTCAGCGCTCGCTCGTCGTCAAGGCCACCTCGGGGCTCGACCGCCCCGAGGCCGCCAACCAGGCGTTCACCGTCGCCGCCGCGGCGGTCGCGGCAGGCGTCGAGGTGAGCGTGTGGCTCACGGGCGAGGCCGCGTGGTTCGGGCTGCCCGGGCGTGCGGCGGAGCTCGAGCTGGAGCACGCCGCCCCGCTGCCCGACCTGCTCGACGCCGTGCTCGCCGCCGGCACCCTCACCGTGTGCACGCAGTGCGCGGCGCGCCGCGGGATCACGGCCGACGACGTGCTGCCCGGCGTGCGGATCGCCGGCGCGGCGGTGTTCGTCGAGGAGGCGCTGCGCGAGGGCGCACAGGCCCTCGTCTACTGA
- a CDS encoding thioredoxin family protein codes for MTPSVLPVVLLGATLLATLALGVWWQRRQGVVRAPRTTTSGSATDDGAASFDWPAHGVVLGARGTFVQFSAELCAPCRATARVLGEVSAAHDDVTHREMDVDDHLDLVRAFGILRTPTVLVLDAEGREVARASGGMNRAQALAALAVADAGAASATAHDA; via the coding sequence ATGACGCCGTCGGTGCTCCCCGTCGTGCTCCTCGGCGCGACCCTGCTCGCGACGCTCGCCCTCGGCGTGTGGTGGCAGCGGCGCCAGGGGGTCGTGCGCGCGCCGCGCACGACGACGTCCGGGTCCGCGACCGACGACGGCGCGGCGTCCTTCGACTGGCCCGCCCACGGCGTCGTGCTGGGTGCGCGCGGCACGTTCGTGCAGTTCTCGGCGGAGCTGTGCGCGCCGTGCCGGGCGACGGCGCGCGTCCTCGGCGAGGTGAGCGCAGCGCACGACGACGTGACGCATCGTGAGATGGACGTCGACGACCACCTCGACCTGGTGCGAGCATTCGGCATACTGCGCACGCCGACCGTCCTCGTGCTCGACGCGGAGGGTCGGGAGGTCGCCCGCGCGAGCGGGGGGATGAACCGCGCCCAGGCGCTCGCGGCGCTCGCCGTCGCGGACGCGGGAGCGGCCTCCGCGACCGCGCACGACGCCTGA
- a CDS encoding RidA family protein, whose translation MAGFHAGTIAARLTELGLALPPVAAPVAAYVPAVRSGRYVHTSGQLPFVDGALPATGKVGDGEGLVPPTEAAALARQCALNALAAVHDVVGNLDQVARVVKVVGFVASDPSFTGQPGVVNGASTLLGEVFGEAGVHARSAVGVAVLPLDAPVEVEIVVELAE comes from the coding sequence GTGGCGGGGTTCCACGCCGGGACGATCGCCGCGCGCCTGACGGAGCTCGGCCTCGCCCTCCCGCCGGTGGCGGCGCCCGTCGCGGCCTACGTGCCCGCCGTGCGTTCGGGCCGGTACGTCCACACGTCGGGCCAGCTCCCGTTCGTGGACGGCGCCCTGCCCGCGACGGGCAAGGTCGGCGACGGCGAGGGGCTCGTCCCGCCCACCGAGGCCGCAGCCCTGGCGCGGCAGTGCGCGCTCAACGCGCTCGCCGCCGTGCACGACGTCGTCGGGAACCTCGACCAGGTCGCCCGCGTCGTGAAGGTCGTCGGGTTCGTCGCGAGCGACCCGTCGTTCACGGGTCAGCCCGGGGTGGTCAACGGAGCGAGCACCCTCCTCGGAGAGGTCTTCGGCGAGGCGGGCGTCCATGCCCGCAGCGCCGTCGGCGTCGCGGTCCTGCCGCTCGACGCCCCGGTCGAGGTCGAGATCGTCGTGGAGCTCGCGGAGTAG